Proteins from a single region of Sinorhizobium alkalisoli:
- the exbB gene encoding tonB-system energizer ExbB has protein sequence MANRSRPILNVLIATTLAILLAGPAAKGLAQTVAPAPLGEQPALPAAPMPNVPLDIQTAQAPVLPHDLSPIGMFLAADVVVKGVMIALALASVASWTIFLAKTLELAQAKSRLTRSVQVLTAANGLADVKMDLGRRAGIAADMVAAARDEMVRSEPVLDHTPAAGVKERISSLLNRIEVRAGKRMSIGTGILASIGSVGPFVGLFGTVWGIMNSFIGISRAQTTNLAIVAPGIAEALMATAIGLVAAIPAVLIYNYFARSVSGYRLILADAAAAVERLVSRDLDHRQSREAQPRRQEGYAPGADTAFARIG, from the coding sequence ATGGCGAATCGGAGCCGACCGATATTGAACGTCCTGATTGCGACGACGCTCGCCATTCTCCTGGCCGGCCCCGCCGCGAAAGGATTGGCGCAGACGGTGGCGCCCGCGCCGCTCGGCGAACAGCCGGCACTGCCCGCCGCCCCGATGCCGAATGTGCCGCTCGACATCCAGACGGCCCAGGCGCCGGTTCTTCCGCACGACCTTTCGCCGATCGGCATGTTCCTTGCAGCCGACGTCGTCGTTAAGGGTGTGATGATCGCCTTGGCGCTGGCCTCTGTCGCAAGCTGGACGATCTTCCTCGCGAAGACGCTTGAACTGGCGCAGGCGAAATCGCGGCTGACGCGCTCGGTGCAGGTCCTGACTGCGGCAAACGGGCTGGCGGACGTGAAGATGGACCTTGGCCGCAGGGCCGGCATTGCCGCGGATATGGTGGCTGCAGCGCGCGACGAGATGGTCCGCTCGGAGCCGGTGCTCGACCATACGCCGGCCGCCGGCGTCAAGGAGCGCATATCGTCGCTGCTCAACCGCATCGAGGTTCGCGCCGGCAAGCGCATGAGCATTGGCACCGGCATCCTGGCGTCGATCGGCTCTGTCGGTCCCTTCGTCGGCCTCTTCGGGACCGTCTGGGGAATCATGAATTCCTTCATCGGCATCAGCAGGGCGCAGACGACCAATCTGGCGATCGTCGCACCGGGCATTGCCGAAGCGCTGATGGCCACCGCGATCGGTCTTGTCGCCGCCATTCCGGCGGTGCTGATCTACAACTATTTCGCCCGCTCCGTCAGCGGCTATAGACTGATCCTTGCGGATGCCGCTGCCGCCGTCGAGCGCCTGGTGAGCCGCGATCTCGACCATCGTCAAAGCCGCGAGGCGCAGCCGCGCCGGCAGGAGGGTTATGCCCCTGGCGCCGACACCGCATTCGCCAGAATTGGATAA
- the exbD gene encoding TonB system transport protein ExbD, which yields MAGRISEDGGELDENSEINVTPFIDVMLVLLIIFMVAAPLATVDVKVDLPQSAAKPTPHDDKPVFVTLKSDLTLAVGNEEAARETFSSVLDRVSGANRERRVLLRADRLVDYGELMAVMNLIQRAGYSRIALVGLEAAPAP from the coding sequence ATGGCGGGAAGGATTTCCGAAGACGGCGGCGAGCTCGACGAGAACAGCGAGATCAACGTCACGCCCTTCATCGACGTCATGCTCGTTCTCTTGATCATCTTCATGGTTGCCGCCCCGCTAGCAACGGTCGACGTGAAGGTGGATCTGCCGCAATCCGCCGCAAAACCGACGCCGCACGACGACAAGCCGGTTTTCGTGACGCTGAAATCCGATCTCACCCTGGCGGTCGGCAATGAGGAAGCGGCCCGCGAGACCTTCTCCTCCGTGCTCGACCGGGTCAGCGGTGCGAACAGGGAAAGACGCGTTCTCCTGCGCGCAGACCGGCTGGTCGACTACGGCGAGCTCATGGCGGTGATGAACCTCATCCAGCGGGCCGGCTACAGCAGGATCGCTCTGGTCGGTCTCGAGGCGGCGCCTGCGCCCTGA